In one window of Arthrobacter pascens DNA:
- a CDS encoding aldehyde dehydrogenase family protein, producing MSSTTVAEARPKTTEESAYRRAQFANLPGGAFFEGQWQTAELTLEVRDPEDGVLLGRVCTSTSQDVERAIGHIDRHLQADEWPLRARRQALEKAVLLLGEQAERFANIIAAESSKTITEAEREVRRCIETLRLSAAASEELAGETLGFEDSMAGAGKIGWYSRQPVGIVAAITPFNDPLNLVAHKLGPALIGGNGVVLKPSTRTPLTGLAFVRLLLEAGVPSGRIAAIVSGPGVSEAVVTDPRVDLISFTGGPATAERIAAAAGAKKILSELGGNNATIVCSDADAKAAAKAIVAGAFGVAGQNCLSVQRVYVHTSLFDEVLDLVTAGTKALRIGPKLDRGTDVGPLISEAEARRVEEWVEEAKAAGATVHAGGKRHNAYYEPTVLADVPSDAKVIAEEVFGPVVSILPFIEVRDAVFAANNTEYGLQAGIFTQSIDLALTVAEKLHVGAVVINETSDVRIDSMPFGGFKKSGVGREGVRHAVREMTEPKNTIINLGDSKARWQVLGGLTDGASA from the coding sequence ATGTCATCAACAACGGTCGCTGAAGCGCGCCCAAAAACTACAGAGGAATCTGCCTACAGGCGCGCACAATTTGCCAACCTTCCCGGCGGAGCTTTTTTCGAAGGGCAGTGGCAGACAGCCGAGTTGACCTTGGAGGTGCGGGATCCTGAGGATGGTGTCCTGTTGGGGCGGGTGTGCACCTCCACGTCGCAGGACGTGGAGCGTGCCATCGGGCACATAGACCGCCATCTCCAGGCGGACGAGTGGCCGTTGCGTGCCCGCCGGCAGGCGCTGGAAAAGGCCGTGCTGCTTTTGGGGGAGCAGGCTGAGCGGTTCGCGAACATCATTGCTGCTGAGAGCAGTAAGACGATCACTGAGGCCGAGCGTGAGGTTCGGCGGTGCATTGAGACCCTGAGGCTTTCCGCGGCCGCTTCGGAGGAGCTGGCGGGGGAGACCCTGGGTTTTGAGGACAGCATGGCCGGTGCGGGCAAGATCGGCTGGTACAGCCGGCAGCCGGTAGGGATCGTCGCGGCGATCACGCCATTCAATGATCCGTTGAACCTGGTGGCGCATAAGCTGGGCCCGGCCCTGATCGGTGGCAACGGCGTGGTGTTGAAGCCTTCCACGCGGACACCGCTGACCGGCCTGGCTTTTGTCCGGCTGCTGCTGGAAGCAGGAGTCCCGTCGGGCCGGATCGCGGCGATCGTGTCCGGCCCGGGCGTGTCCGAGGCCGTTGTCACGGATCCCCGGGTGGACCTGATTTCCTTCACCGGCGGCCCCGCGACGGCGGAGCGGATCGCCGCGGCGGCCGGGGCGAAGAAGATCCTGTCCGAACTCGGCGGGAACAACGCCACGATTGTCTGCTCCGACGCTGACGCAAAGGCTGCGGCGAAGGCCATCGTGGCCGGCGCGTTCGGCGTGGCGGGGCAGAACTGCCTCTCGGTCCAGCGGGTCTACGTCCACACCTCCCTGTTCGACGAGGTCCTGGACCTGGTCACTGCCGGGACGAAAGCGCTGCGGATCGGGCCCAAGCTTGACCGCGGCACCGACGTTGGCCCGCTGATCTCGGAGGCGGAGGCCCGCCGGGTTGAGGAATGGGTCGAAGAGGCCAAAGCGGCCGGCGCGACTGTCCACGCCGGCGGCAAGCGCCACAACGCCTACTACGAGCCGACCGTCCTGGCCGATGTGCCCTCGGACGCAAAAGTGATCGCGGAGGAAGTCTTCGGCCCGGTGGTCAGCATCCTGCCCTTCATCGAGGTCCGGGACGCCGTGTTCGCGGCCAACAACACCGAGTACGGCCTCCAGGCCGGGATCTTTACCCAGTCCATTGACCTTGCCCTGACGGTCGCGGAGAAGCTGCACGTCGGCGCGGTGGTCATCAACGAAACCAGCGACGTCCGGATCGACTCCATGCCCTTCGGCGGGTTCAAGAAATCCGGCGTGGGCCGCGAAGGCGTCCGGCACGCGGTCCGGGAAATGACCGAACCCAAGAACACCATCATCAACCTTGGCGACTCCAAGGCCCGCTGGCAGGTCCTGGGCGGCCTCACGGACGGGGCATCCGCATGA